The genomic DNA AATTCTCCAGTTGTAGCATCACGTTTATACAAGGTAAGATTATCCGTATTCTGGTTGGCAGATACCACGTAATCATTTTCTGGATCTAAGGCGAAATCTCTTGGGAAATCTCCTTCAGTTGAAATTGTTTGTACGTGTTCTACATGTGAACCTTCTTCATTCACAGCAAATACAGCAATCGAATTATGTCCCCGATTTGATGCGTAGACAAAACGTCCATCGTTTGAAATACGGATGGCGGCACCACCATTTTCTTCGGTGAATCCTTCAGGCAATGTACTGATTTTTTGTACTTCTTTGAATTCGCCTGTTGTTTTATCATAGGAAAGAACACGAACTGTACTGTCTAACTCACCAAACAAATAGGCGAATTGATTATTAGGATGAAAAACTAAATGACGTGGGCCGGTTCCTGGCTCTACTTCTAATACAGCTTTTAAAGCTAACTTACCATTTTCATCTACATCATATGTGTACACACGATCAGTTCCTAAATCACAGACCGCTAATCGTTGGTCAGGTGTTAAGTCTGTGTAATGGACATGGGCATGATCTTGGTTTTTGTGTGGACCAGTCGGTTCTTGGTGAAAGACTGCGTCTGTCGCCTCTAAACTACCGTCTTCAGTGATACGGTAAACATTGACTTCCCCTTTATGATAATTTGCTCCATAAACCAGTTGGCGTTGCTCATCGACTGTCACGTAACACAAAGGTGCGCCTGCTTCTGTTACCGCATTCAAAAAATTGTAAGAATCATCATATGCAGCTACCCCACCTAAGCCATCAACACTGGTTACTGAATACAGATTGCCTGCCTGACTTTTTGCCACATACGTTGGGCTATTTTCTTTAGCAACTAATGTTAGATTCTCTAAAGTTCCTTTATCTGTATCTAATTCGATTTGATAAATCCCTTCACT from Enterococcus mundtii includes the following:
- a CDS encoding lactonase family protein produces the protein MIKKIILGTYTRRKSEGIYQIELDTDKGTLENLTLVAKENSPTYVAKSQAGNLYSVTSVDGLGGVAAYDDSYNFLNAVTEAGAPLCYVTVDEQRQLVYGANYHKGEVNVYRITEDGSLEATDAVFHQEPTGPHKNQDHAHVHYTDLTPDQRLAVCDLGTDRVYTYDVDENGKLALKAVLEVEPGTGPRHLVFHPNNQFAYLFGELDSTVRVLSYDKTTGEFKEVQKISTLPEGFTEENGGAAIRISNDGRFVYASNRGHNSIAVFAVNEEGSHVEHVQTISTEGDFPRDFALDPENDYVVSANQNTDNLTLYKRDATTGELTLIQKDIYAPECVCVYFD